The stretch of DNA TTTTACAGGGACCGCTTCGTATCCAAACGCCAGAGGGGCCCAGGATATAAGCAAACTAACCAATGCCCACCAAATAAAAAACACGAAAAATCCTTTTTTCAATTCTCCCTCCAAAACCCTTTTGTTACTTCGACACCCATCCATTTTGTCATTCCGAGCCAACATAAGGACTCTTAAATTTCTCACTCTACTTTGTTACCTTCGAAATGACAGAGGGGGGGTGGTCATTCCGAAATGGCGCAAAGGGGATTTTCCATCCCAATCCAGCCAAGAAAAACTGGGGTAGGGGAAACTTTCCCTACCCCGGCTTCCCTTATCTTAAGGCTCCAACCACTGCCCCACTTTTCTAACTCTTGGAGCATGGAAAGGTCTAATGCTTTATCCTTTTCCGAAGCCTCTGCGGTTCGACCTCCAACCCCACCCGTTAAGGGGAGAATCCGCTGATCTCCCGTGGGGAGAACACGCAAGTACCCCCATTGACCCGCTTGCGTGTATTGGAGACGATGAATCTGCCAGAGGTAGGTACCGGCGCAGATGAAATGGACTACCAGCAGTTGTAACAATATCCACGTTTTCTAATGCCCCAAACTCATTGGAGCTTATCATTTCTGCGCCTTTCATGTTTAGCTTCATGCCCATCCAGGCTCAAAACGTTGTTCTGCTCATTGAAAGGCCCAAGGACCTTGAAGTCCCCATGAGACACCATGATTAAACGTCCTATAGAAATAAGAGAAGAAATAAAAAACAGGACAATTGACGCTCTCTTTCTTTCTAGGGCCCCTGGAGTTCCACTGACGGGGGAACTAGATTACGTAACGCTAACCAGGTCTCTAACCTGTATCCCGTTTGGAGGTCATGTTCGGGAATTTTTACTTCTGAAGAATCAAACGTAAAATTTAGGTTTACAGAACGATTTGGGGAAACATTCACACGTTGGGCTTGAACGGTCATATGAGGGTGCCATGCAATCACATCGTAGGTCCCAGGGGGAAGATTGGTTATAGAAAACTCACCTCTGGGCCCGGTTACAGCAAAATAAGGATTTCCGACCGCAATTCCCCAAGATTGCATAAAATCGTGGACGCCACATTGTGTGCGAAAAATGAAATGGTCCTTCCTGAATTTAACCTTTTTGGAGGTAATTGTTTTTGCAGGCATCGGTTTATTAAACATTTGGAAGGTATATCCCTCCTTGGGATTTTTGACCGAATAAGCCTGAATATCATGTGTGATGGGATCTTTACTCCTGAGTGTTATCGTGTGGCTATTTCGAAGCGGGGTAACAAAAGGAGAAATTCGGCAATCTTCAATCTCAAGGATAGGTGTAACGTTAAAAGGTTTTCCTCTTTGGACCCCTATAACCGAAACCACCACATTCTGAAAACCTCCCTTTTCTGAAACATTAAACTCCCGAAGTAAGCGGTTCCCCTTCCCGTCGGAAATCCTTTGACAGAAATCAATGTTGGGAGAAAAAACAAGATGGTAAATCCTGGCAGGAGGAACCGCCCCTTCTAATGATACCTTCCCCTCAACGGTCCCACCGGAGGTCACCGGAGCTTCCTCATAATACCCAAAAACAATCCCCTGAAGAACAACATTAATCATCCCCAAAAGGATCAAAACAAAAAGACCGACCCTAACGGATTTGATCTCCCTCATCAATGCTCATCCTTAACACAGAAGGGACCCTCACAGCCATGCAGTTCGGGCATGGCATCAGGCGCAATGCGAAATTTCTCTTGGGTTTCATAATGTGGTCGTTCCACCGCATCGCCGTCAAACCCAAAATTCAGCGAAACCTTACCGTTGGGTGGAACGGTCACCTCCTTGACCACGGGTTTAATATGGGGATGCCAGGCGGTTACCTTATATGTTCCAGGAGGCAATTCATCAATAGTAAACCCCCCTCCCTTCTTTGTCTTTGCATAATAGGGGTTATCGACCATCCATCCCCAGGTCTGCATAAACTCATGCATCCCGCAGATCATCTGGGCAATCCTTTTTCCCTTGTCAAAATGAACTGTCCCCCCGTAGGTCTTATCAGAGATAGGAAGGGGAAAGTTGAGTACGATGTTTCCCCTTTCCTTTTGAAAAACCTGGCCATTATGAATAATCGGATCTTTATTGATTGCGGTGACTACCTGGTCATTTTTTATCACACCCACCAAAGGGTGAACATGGGTCAATTTTTCACCATGAAACTCATACTGCTCATCTTCGGGTACATCCGCAGGGTGAAACATACAATCCACCGCGATAAAATCATTTTTTATGTCAGGAAAGGGTTTCCCTCTTTTTACCTCTTGAACGGAAACCACAGCATCCTGGAGCCCTCCACCTGTAGAAACATTAAATTCTTTAAGAAGGATATGCCCTTGACCATTGGAAATCTTTTTGCAGAAAGTTCCAAACGGATAAAGGATAATGGGAAAAACCCGGGGTTCCGGAATTGAACCCGATAAAACCACCTTCCCAGTGATTGATCCCCCATTCTTCACCTCAACCTCTTCGTACCCTTTTTCCTCAACTTTTCCGTTCCCTTTTACCTCAACCTCTTCGTACCCCTTCACCTCAACCTCTTTATACCCAAGGGAACAAGATGATCCCCCAAAAATGGTGACCCCTAAAAAGAAAAGGGCCGTACTGATCAAATTCAAATTCTTCACAATTTCATCTCCCTCTACCACAAATCGGGGAAGGGGAGGAAATACCCCCCGCCCCGATTTTGTTCTTCCCGCATTCTATATTTCTAACGCATGGACAGTTGATCGGGATCCTTCTCCTCTACCTCTGAGGTTTTATCCTTTGGCGCTTCCTCAGGAGAAATATCAGTCGTTTGGCTTCCGGTTCCGCCACTGTTTAATGGAAGAATCCGAGAATCACCACTGGGTAACACCCTCAGGTATCCCCACTGTCCCGCTTGAGAAAATGGCATCCTGTGGTTTTGCCAAACATAGGCACCGGGCAAATGGTAGGGTCCTCCCGCTGTGATCCGAACCTCTAAATTCTCCGCGGAACCAAATTCCGCAGACCCCATCAGATCAGCCCCTTTCATATTCGGCTTGAGGGGCCATTGATGGCCTTCAATGGCAAACATCTGATTCTGTTCGTTGAAGGCACCGAAGACATTGATCCTTACAGGATCCCCGGAATGGGCCACGATCGTGGGCGTGGCAGGATCTCCCTCGCCAGCCACACAGGGGGTATACATATTACCCTCTTCACAACCCTCCTCAAACCGATACTCCCAGGGCTCGCTTCGGTAATTCACCCCGGTCAAGCCACCAATCTGCTGGAGGTATGGCATAAAGGCCGTTCCGATAATGTTATCCTCATCCTGGAAGAAAAGAGAAGCGTCCCTATAATCGGAACGGTGGGCATTCTCTGGAATGGTCCGATCGACGATCACATCCACCGTCCATGCATTCTCCAGAGATACATTCTTTCCAGTCTTTGGGTCCCGGTATTGAGATCCCTTCGGCCCCACAATAATGGCTCCAAAAAGCCCGTCTCGAACGCTGTTGACGAAATTACCCCAATCCCATACCAAAGCCGCAACCTCTCCTAAATCAGGGTGGGCATAGAAGGTATAGGTTCGGCTTTTTCCAGGGGCAACGGTTTGATCCCCTTTATTCAAGCCAACATTGACTCCTTGAGAGTCATTAGGATCAAAGGCCAATTGATCAGCGCTAAATGATGCACGGTGTTCTTTCATTTCGTTTTTCAGTTTAACCTTGATGCAATCACCCACATTTACATGTAGGGTCAACGGCATAGGCTGCCCACCCGTTGCCACACGAGATTTGTCACCCTCCAACATGAAGATCTTGCCGGTAGGGTTGGCCACCAGGAGTTTTCGATCAAAGTCTACAGTGATCGCATCCGGGGAATTGGGGTTGAATTTCAAGGCCTGGTCAGCGGCGATGACGTTGAAATTCTTTACCGGTGCATCTGAGGGGCAAACCGATTGTGCAGATTTAGGTATCACTTCATTTCCGGGGAGTTTCCTCAGGTCTTTTTGCTCTTTATCAAAAACCCTGAATATACCCCAGCTCCCTTCCCCAAGGTGGGAAGGACGCCCATCAAAATGAAGGTAATCCCCTGCCATTTGCTGCGGTCCCCCGGCCTTTGATACAAGGTCATACCGCTCCGCAATTCCGATATGCCAATTGTTCCTCAAATCGGAATGCTCAGCATAGCGCTCTGTCCTAAAGGAATGCCCGGCAATATGCCAGGTGTGAGATTCATTCATCATCACATGGAGCATTCGAAAGACAACGGTATCCCCCAGATATGCGCGCAGGAATGGGGTTCCTGGATCCTTTTTATGGGCCCTTGTGGAGAAAACCAAGGATGGATCCGGGTTGTTCAGCAACCGTTTGGCGATCGATTCGGCACGGAAGAAGAGCCCTCCACCCGTGGTATGGGTTCCTCCATTAAGCATGGGAACAGGGGTCAAATCTAGATCATAGGGCATCTGGAAGAAGAGAACCTGCCCCGCATCGATAGCGGCTTCTTTGGTCTGTCCAGGGGGATTCCCCTCTGTTACGACCTGGGCAGTATAGGGAATGGTGTCATGAAGAAATACAGTCATCTCCCGGAAACTCCCACTGACGTCATAGCCAATGGGCTCAGTGGAGTGAATATCTGCGATGGGGCCACTGCGGATCTCATCTCCGGAAACCGAATCATGATAGGTTGATCCCACAGGTTCGATGATAATGGCGCCCACTGCCCCATGGGGCCAGGTGGTCCCTCCCAAAGCGTGGTCATGCCAAAACACCGTTCCAAGATCCACGTCAACCCAGTAGCGATAGCGGACATACTCCACCGATGCAATCTCGCCCTTTTTATGGGCATGCTTTAAGGGTTCACTAAAAATCAGTGTATCTCCTTTGATGTCCTTTATCCAGCGGACCTCAGAGGTTTTGACCTGATCCATTCCGATCATGATGTCCGTTCCCACGTGGAAGCGGGTTGCTCCCTCGGGCATCTTAATCTTAATATTGCTTTCCCCAGCCTTCACGCTTTCGGTTAAATGGGCATTCATGGGGACTGGAAGCCCTTTGTGTTTCTCCTTTTTAAATTGGGTAAAGGGCCTGACCGATTGTTCATAGGAAAACCCTGTGATCACCCCATCAGACGCCTGGTTGTCAAACTGCATGAAATGGGGATGAATGTTGATCTTCGACATCTGGAAGTTCGTCCCGTCGTTATCATGCCACTCGCTCTTTAAGATCACATCCACACAATCATAGACATTCCCCCGGTACACCAAGGGCCGGGCCAGATCCGTATTGGCCCGAACAGCCTCTTCCTGCTCGTGGAGGACATAAATGGTCCCCGCAGGGTCCACCACTTTTTTCTGATTCCCAAGGGCATCGTTCATGGTAATCGGAGTTTCAATAAAGTGAAGCGTATACTGCTTCCTTCCGGCATTTTCCGGACAAAGACTCCACTTTCCTTGCTCCCCCGGTTTTGCAGGAAGCGTTGTTTCGCCTCCAGAGGCTCCCACGCTTCCTGGGTCATCGTAGATTGGAACATTACTCTTGTCCATATGAATAGGCTCCAACCATGGAGCTGGGCCATGATGGCGAGCAAAGGGTATACGCTTGCCGAATTGTGGCTTGAAGTGTGGCCAGGCCAGTTTTCC from Nitrospiria bacterium encodes:
- a CDS encoding carboxypeptidase-like regulatory domain-containing protein, translating into MREIKSVRVGLFVLILLGMINVVLQGIVFGYYEEAPVTSGGTVEGKVSLEGAVPPARIYHLVFSPNIDFCQRISDGKGNRLLREFNVSEKGGFQNVVVSVIGVQRGKPFNVTPILEIEDCRISPFVTPLRNSHTITLRSKDPITHDIQAYSVKNPKEGYTFQMFNKPMPAKTITSKKVKFRKDHFIFRTQCGVHDFMQSWGIAVGNPYFAVTGPRGEFSITNLPPGTYDVIAWHPHMTVQAQRVNVSPNRSVNLNFTFDSSEVKIPEHDLQTGYRLETWLALRNLVPPSVELQGP
- a CDS encoding carboxypeptidase-like regulatory domain-containing protein, with translation MKNLNLISTALFFLGVTIFGGSSCSLGYKEVEVKGYEEVEVKGNGKVEEKGYEEVEVKNGGSITGKVVLSGSIPEPRVFPIILYPFGTFCKKISNGQGHILLKEFNVSTGGGLQDAVVSVQEVKRGKPFPDIKNDFIAVDCMFHPADVPEDEQYEFHGEKLTHVHPLVGVIKNDQVVTAINKDPIIHNGQVFQKERGNIVLNFPLPISDKTYGGTVHFDKGKRIAQMICGMHEFMQTWGWMVDNPYYAKTKKGGGFTIDELPPGTYKVTAWHPHIKPVVKEVTVPPNGKVSLNFGFDGDAVERPHYETQEKFRIAPDAMPELHGCEGPFCVKDEH
- a CDS encoding multicopper oxidase domain-containing protein; this encodes MKIRLFPMEVKFFPISLLMTVGILFSPVFLPNVRADEGHQHEVKPVSSDQKTELTWQEKLRDQIDRENTEEGRAGHRDKIDAAMKKIMEEVRAGTGQTGPYSGVSAMQQMDKSWFLGPTGVGENVTAGGRCPKGVPRKEYDVTAVEVEITLNHWGDFHPGYMYALTKDLDKIRAEEKRNAEGRKDFLDPGAVSTGLQTDLIQPLVLRGNQGDCVVITLRNDIAGEDDANIHIHGSSMIIQASGLAATAANPDATVPYGKSQTFEWYIGPDHQEGSQMFHSHVGREQASLGMIGAFIVEPMGSVYLDAITGKETQSGWQPMIVHPDKRDFREFVLFYHEIGDEAFRPLNRNNEMIPQRDPNTDAYRPSARALNYRSEPFGINNLAMQEKYFHFEDESMAYSSYTFGDVPTPLPRSYMGDPAKFRLIHGGGEVFHSHHPHGGSIRWLRQPKADSKGDFLLTAGADGPMKYPEIRTTSDRVDVEVIGPSEALDLQTECGSGLCQQLAGDFLFHCHVAHHYVAGMWSYWRVYNTIQSGDYPFTSTDVMAPLQELPDRKGRIPRPVTSDKLVGKTMDWFDKKWNITKKNTDFSQAIPDVSIKDWVKMMLPPAGEPGHTSDEKGQIMAYDSTVWDWVWEGNKAMGEKEATGTFPTPKYKSPIPGKRAPILFEPKTGKLAWPHFKPQFGKRIPFARHHGPAPWLEPIHMDKSNVPIYDDPGSVGASGGETTLPAKPGEQGKWSLCPENAGRKQYTLHFIETPITMNDALGNQKKVVDPAGTIYVLHEQEEAVRANTDLARPLVYRGNVYDCVDVILKSEWHDNDGTNFQMSKINIHPHFMQFDNQASDGVITGFSYEQSVRPFTQFKKEKHKGLPVPMNAHLTESVKAGESNIKIKMPEGATRFHVGTDIMIGMDQVKTSEVRWIKDIKGDTLIFSEPLKHAHKKGEIASVEYVRYRYWVDVDLGTVFWHDHALGGTTWPHGAVGAIIIEPVGSTYHDSVSGDEIRSGPIADIHSTEPIGYDVSGSFREMTVFLHDTIPYTAQVVTEGNPPGQTKEAAIDAGQVLFFQMPYDLDLTPVPMLNGGTHTTGGGLFFRAESIAKRLLNNPDPSLVFSTRAHKKDPGTPFLRAYLGDTVVFRMLHVMMNESHTWHIAGHSFRTERYAEHSDLRNNWHIGIAERYDLVSKAGGPQQMAGDYLHFDGRPSHLGEGSWGIFRVFDKEQKDLRKLPGNEVIPKSAQSVCPSDAPVKNFNVIAADQALKFNPNSPDAITVDFDRKLLVANPTGKIFMLEGDKSRVATGGQPMPLTLHVNVGDCIKVKLKNEMKEHRASFSADQLAFDPNDSQGVNVGLNKGDQTVAPGKSRTYTFYAHPDLGEVAALVWDWGNFVNSVRDGLFGAIIVGPKGSQYRDPKTGKNVSLENAWTVDVIVDRTIPENAHRSDYRDASLFFQDEDNIIGTAFMPYLQQIGGLTGVNYRSEPWEYRFEEGCEEGNMYTPCVAGEGDPATPTIVAHSGDPVRINVFGAFNEQNQMFAIEGHQWPLKPNMKGADLMGSAEFGSAENLEVRITAGGPYHLPGAYVWQNHRMPFSQAGQWGYLRVLPSGDSRILPLNSGGTGSQTTDISPEEAPKDKTSEVEEKDPDQLSMR